GACTTCTTCGGCGAGCACGCCGTCTACGTGGAGGGGTTCGCCCAGGATGGCTACTGCTCGAACACGATGCGCTCGCTCACCGACAAGGAGGTCATCAAACACGTCGGCGACGTGCGGAACTTCCGCACCTGGTGGGAGGAACTCCTCGCACAGGTCGAACTCGTCGCCGACGATCTCTTCGAGTTCATCCGGGACGCCCAGGACATCGAGCTCGACTTCTCTGAGCTCCCGTTCACCGTCACGGAGTTCTACACCCTGCTGGGGTTCCCGGACTACCTAGCCGAGCGTGCCGCCGGCGATGCAGAAGCCAATGCGGCGTCCCCCTTCGAAATCGATATGTGGACGCTGCATTCCGGCGCGACGTACGCTCTCACCCACTTCTTCCAGGGGAAAGAGGGGGCATCCCTCGATCAATACGTTCGGATCGCCAACGACATTCTGTTCAACCCGGAAGGTACAATCGAGCGCGTCGAGCAGGCGTACGAGCAGCAGCTAGAGGCGGACGGTGACGACGGGTCACAGGCGTCGCTGGCCGGCGAACGAGCGCTGGCGAGCATCGAGCGCGTCAGCGACGACCTGCAGGAGAAAGTCGAGCAGTTCGAAGAACGCGAGGACGCGCTGCGCGAGCGGTTCCAAGAGGCGATGGGCTAAGAGCAGTCGGAGAGAAAATTCGCCAAGCGTGCTTCCATTCTAGCGGCTGGAATCCACTGCTGACAGTATTAAGTGAGTAGGGGCGTACCCAGAGACCATGTCTATTGAGCATAATCCGACTCTCGACGCGCGCGAGCCACAGCAGGGGGATATAGAGACTTTTGAAGAGTTGGAGCGTGGTGACTCGGTCAAATTCTTTGAATGGCCCGTCGAGCCGTTGACCGTGATCGGCTGGGAAGAAGACGATAATGTCGGGAAGCGGGTACGAGTTGAAGCAGAAGGCGGCGAGTCGTTTCTCTACCAGGTAGACGGCCACCTCTGGCATTACGTCCCTGAGGACGAGTTCGCCGGCGAGAATAACCCATACCCTGTTCAGAACCTCGTTTTGCTCGAATCCTCGGAAGCCTGATTGGGCTTCGAGACAGCTCGAATCCTGTCGTGAAGGCCTCTATTTTGATGGTCTCATTCGCAGTGGGTGCACCTTCCCAAGATCTACTGCTTCAATTCTCTGCTGTTGCTCGTGCCCTCGATAGGTGGAGGCATCCGTTATGGGTACTTCTACAGACGACTCAGAGGCGTCAGACGAATTTCCGCCTGAAAAGCGGCTTGAGGCACCGAACACGCGCCTGATCAAGGCAGGGATCGCGACGATTCCGGATATGGAAACCCTCCAGGAGTGCGTTGCCTACGAGAACGCCCACCAGAATCGAACGCAAATTCTGCGCCGGCTCAAGTGGAAGGCTGAAGAGCTGCGTGAGAACGAAGAGTAAGTTCTGTTCTTAACCAACACATTCCGCGTGGGTTTCCTGATTGTTGGTTAATTCGCTGTACCAGCACTGTTGGGGCATTATTAGTTAGGCGTCAATTCTGGGAAGGAACCGGCAGAAGGGATGCCTACCGGCCGGAAGATGGTCAGACATCCCTCTGTTGGACCACTCTTCCAAACCGTTATTTAACAGCCCGAGAACAACCTTTTATCTGGATGATGGATTCCCTCCTTTTAGGCCACGTCATAATTTTCGCACTATCTGCGATTGCCTGCGTGGCGACTATTCCACAAGCACGGAAGATACAGCATCCGGAGACACGTGAAGGACTGATCGTCTTCCTCGGTTCCGTTGCTCTGTGGTCTGGGGGGTACATTGGCTACCTTCTTGCACCGACACGGGTGGGGAAACTCGCTTTCTATATATTTGGCTTCATCTTTGCGTTCGTCGCTGTTGGGGCCTGGCTCTACTTTTGTGCTGCATATACCGGTCGGCCACCTCGACACGCCCCATTCCGAAACCTCATACTCGGGACATTCCTCTTTTTCACCGCTCTCAAAGTCACGAATCCACTACACAATCTCTACTTTACGACGGAATGGGTCACAGAACCATTCCCGCACCTCGTGATCCATCACGAACTGCTCTACTGGATCGTCTTGGGACTATCATATGCCGCCATCGCTGTCGGATTCTTCGTACTGATGGAGCGGTTCCATCATACTGGCAGTGACAGCCGTCCGCTCGTCGTGCTCGTTGGACTCTCAGGCCTCCCAGCTGTTGCAACGATTATCGGCGGTCAGGTCGACTGGCTGCTCCCATTAATGTATGAGCCACCTGGCGTCGCCCTCTTCGCCGTTGGAACGCTCTTCTTCTACAGACAGCGGTTTGAGGCAATCCGATTAACCGGAGAGTCAGATAAACCCGCAATCTTCCTCGACCAAGAAACCCGAATCCAGGATTATAATCAAGCGGCTCGCAAGCTCTTTCCAGCCCTTGAGGATTCGTTTGGCGAACCGCTTGAAGCTGTGAATACAGCACTCGCGGATCATCTCACCAAGCAAGATATCCTGGCAATAACGCAGGATGGTGATACCCGGTATTACGATGTGTCGAGCACACCTTTCTTAGCAGGTGAGGTAACGACCGGGCAACTAGTGACGGTTACCGACGTAACTGAACGCGAGTCATACCGACAGCGGCTCGAAGAGAAAACCGAACAACTCGAGGCTCTAAATCGCGTGGTTCGGCACGATATCCGGAACGATATGACCGTGATTCTCGGATGGGCCGAGATCCTCAAAGACCATATCGATGAAGATGGGGAAGACGCTCTGGACCGAGTGTTACAGAAGTCCCGGCACGTAATTCAGTTCACAGAGGTCGCACGTGAGTTCGTTGAATCGCTCTCGGAAGAAGGAACAGCTGAATTAGAAGAAATCCACCTTCAGCCACTTCTTGACGCTGAGCTCGCTGCAGTACGTGATTCGTTCCCGAACGCGCAGTTTCACGTATCGGGTGAACTCTGCGACGTATCGGTACAGGCAAACGAGATGCTCTCTTCGGTTTTCCGGAACATCCTCGAGAATGCGGTCCGACACAACGACAAAGAGACCCCTGAGATCACCGTCTCCTGTGAAGAGAACTCAGAGACTATCCGGTACCGGATTGCAGATAATGGACCTGGCATCCCTGACCAACAGAAAGAACAAATCTTCGGGAAAGGGGAGAAAGGATTGGACAGTCCAGGATCGGGGATTGGTCTATATCTCGTCCATCTCCTGACTGACCAATTCGGTGGTGACGTGTGGGTCGAGGACAACGACCCAACTGGTTCAGTCTTTGTCGTCGAACTACCTATTATAAACCGTCGAATAAGACGTCTTAGTACTGAATTTCAGTATAACCTAGTCGGCGGCCCTCGCTTCCAAAAAGTGGAGGTGGCTGCCATCCGGCTCGCGAGAATCGCCCCTTGAGTCGCCGTTCCGATCAATATCCGGAATGAGTGAGTGCGGACATTCAAATACCGAGTCGGGACCAAACTGAGTGACTCAATCCTCTCAGAAATCATGGGCAAGAAGCTGTACTCAGACGATGAACTCCTCAATCGGCTCCAGAAGTTCGCTGAGGAACTCGGTCGTCCCCCGTCGCAGAGTGAGATGGACGATTCGGGGCCTCATGCTTCGAAGACGTACGGGAATCGGTTCGAGTCGTGGAATAACGCACTCGAGGCAGCCGGACTTCAAACCGGAACGAACGATCCAAACGGACGACCACTGACCCCCGAAGAGGACCTCCTTACTGATCTCAAATCGGTTGCCGACATCGTAGGGGGAACTCCGTCAGAGCGAGAATACAGTACTCACGGCGAGTATTCGGTAAAGACATACTGCAAGCGATTTGGAGGGTGGAATTCAGCACTACGAGCGGCCGGTTTTGAACCGAACGTCGAAATGAACCTCTCCGAAGAGACACTCATTACTGCCTTACAGGGGTTCGCTGAAAATCTAGGTCGGTCGCCCACAACAGATGAGATGGACCGGAGTGGCCCCTACACCTCGGATTCGTACAAGCGAGCGTTTGGAACCTGGAATCGTACTCTTCGACAGGCTGGGTTGGAAGTCCACTCCGTGTGGAATGTTAGCGAAGATGATCTGATATCGGAACTCAACAGTCTCGCCGAAGATCTAGGTCATGTCCCTCGGAAGGATGAGATGCGGAATCAAGGGAATTGGAGTGCAGCAGTCTATCAGGAACAATTCGGTTCGTGGAATGAAGCTCTCCGAGCTGCCGGCTTCGAGCCGAATGAGCGGTGGCGAATCCCACGGGAGGAGTTATTAGCCGAATTGCGGGCTGTTACGGATGATCTGGGCCATCCACCGACAACGACGGAAATGAACGAACACGGGAATTTCACCATCAACCCTTATCAGCGTGAATTCGGAACGTGGCGAACAGCCCTTCAATCGGCCGACCCGGACTATCTAGAAAACTACCGTCAGTCAGATACTGAGACAGTTCCGTTTGGCTCGAACTGGCCACAGATTCGTGAGGAGATCATCACCCGTGACAACGAGTCCTGCCTGCGCTGCGGTATGGACCGCGAAGCTCACCGCGAGAAGTTCGGACGTGATCTCCCGGTTCACCACCGGATTCCTCGACGCCGGTTCTACAACGACCCAGACCAGTCGGTCGACGATGCAGATGTGCCGTGTAACCTGCTGACTCTCTGTATCCCGTGCCATCGCCGCCTCGAACGGCTGCCAGTCCAACCAGTAGTTGACTAACAAGCGAGGTTCCACGTTCAGCACATAGAAATCGCCGGCGAGCAGAGCGTCTACCTCTCGTCGGCGTGATTTCGCGACCTGTTTATTGTGCCCCCCGAGAGGGCGAGGGCTCCTTCGAAAGCTCTCAGAGGTGACTTCCAGTGAGTCAACAACAGCGTCCTGACAACGTCTCGATCGACAAGATCCCGGTCGATATCGACAACACGCAATCAGCGGAGGTCGATTCCGCCGACGTCCCCGACGAAATCGAGTCCATCACCCGTGGGCTCGCCGGTGAGCAGCCGCCGACGAATCCCATAGTGGTTCTCAAGGCGGCCCGGTGGTGGTACATTCACGGCAAGGGCGGCACAGATCCCGCCTTCCAGTGGGCCATCGAGTGGGCGCGTCATCTTGCGACCGACACGCCCAGTGACGTCGAGCGGTTCGACGAGTTCCTCGAGTACCTCGTCTCGGTTGGCTTTGCGGACGAACGCCACGAGCTCCGCTGACCGACAGAGCGGTTTTTTGAACGCCCCTGAGGGGTGCGGCGCGGTCTGAGGAGATGCAGTTGCCGTTAATTCGATTCGGTGATCACGATGTCTACGACCAGTGATTCGTCGGTCTCCTTCGACCAGACCGACACGCGATCGGACGAGATGAACAGTACCATCGAACAGTGGATCGACGACCTCGTCGCCGGCGTCGACGACGCGCAGGCGAGTGAGGAGTTCCAAGAGTGGCTCGACGTCCAGAGTCGCTTCCACGACTACTCCTACCGGAACACGCTCCTCATCAAGCGGCAGTGTCCCGAGGCGAGCCGGGTGGCGGGCTACCGGACGTGGCAGGAGGAGTTCGACCGTCACGTCCAGGAAGGCGAGTCGGCCATCTGGATCTGGGCACCGATCATCACCAAGCAGTGCCCGGAGTGCGAGAACTCGCCGAGCTACCACGAGGACAGTAACTGTGAGTACGACGAGACGTCGCCCGAGGAGTGGTCCGAGGGCCTCGTCGGATTCAAGCCCGCGCCGGTGTTCGATGTCTCCCAGACCGAGGGCGAGCCGCTTCCCGATCTGGACACGGAAGCGACCGGCGACGCCGGCGACCTCGTCGAACAGTTGACTGCCGCCGCTGACGACCTCGGCGTGACGGTGCGAATCGTTCCAGCCGAGGAGTGGACGCACGGCGAGGCGAAGGGCATCTGCGAGCAGATGAGTCTCGTCGATATGCAGCCGCGTGTCGAGGTGCGTGATCGGGAGAACGAGGCCGATCTCGCCCGGACGCTGGTTCACGAGTACGCCCACGCCCTGCTCCACTTCGACGTCGACGACGACACCGAGCGGTCGAAACGCGAAGTCGAGGCCGAAGCCGTCGCGTACGTCGTCGGCCGGTACTGCGGACTCGACACCAGTGGGTCGGCATTCTACCTCGCAGCCTGGGAGTCGGACGATCCCGATGTCGTTCGCGAGCGGCTCGGACGGATCAGTCGGACGGCAGAGGAACTCATCGATTTGCTCAAAGAGCCGCCTGCTCCCTAAATCGGTTAACAAACAAATTGTCCGGATCTCCCCTTTTCGTTGGTTAAGTTTTCTGCGCCCGCAGAGGGACGGAGGCGCATTCTGACCTCCGCGAACCATGACTGACGACTATCTCACAACGGTCCTCGAGGAAGCCGAGCACGTTGCCGAGCAGCACGACCAGGTCGCTCGAACGACAGACAACCAAGCCCACGAGTACCTCCGATACGCCGTTCTTCGGGTGTTCGAAGGCGAGGCGGATCACCTCCCGGCAGACTGGACGCCGATCGACGGCGTGACCGTCGGCTACGGGAGCGACGACGCGATGTTCGATAGCTGGGGCTCCAGCGAAGACTGGTGGGAGAGTGTCCCGCCACAGGAGGCGTGTACCCGTTTTCGGGTGTTCTTCCCGGACGACCACCAGACGGTTCCCCGCGCCATCGTCGACGTGATGGGCGCGCTCGGTGCCTGGCGCGTCTGGACTGGGTGCGCAGCCGCGTGCGGCTCCTACGACCATCGCGAGCGCCGCGAAGTCCACTACCTGTGGCCGGAAGGC
This genomic window from Haloplanus sp. GDY1 contains:
- a CDS encoding sensor histidine kinase, whose protein sequence is MMDSLLLGHVIIFALSAIACVATIPQARKIQHPETREGLIVFLGSVALWSGGYIGYLLAPTRVGKLAFYIFGFIFAFVAVGAWLYFCAAYTGRPPRHAPFRNLILGTFLFFTALKVTNPLHNLYFTTEWVTEPFPHLVIHHELLYWIVLGLSYAAIAVGFFVLMERFHHTGSDSRPLVVLVGLSGLPAVATIIGGQVDWLLPLMYEPPGVALFAVGTLFFYRQRFEAIRLTGESDKPAIFLDQETRIQDYNQAARKLFPALEDSFGEPLEAVNTALADHLTKQDILAITQDGDTRYYDVSSTPFLAGEVTTGQLVTVTDVTERESYRQRLEEKTEQLEALNRVVRHDIRNDMTVILGWAEILKDHIDEDGEDALDRVLQKSRHVIQFTEVAREFVESLSEEGTAELEEIHLQPLLDAELAAVRDSFPNAQFHVSGELCDVSVQANEMLSSVFRNILENAVRHNDKETPEITVSCEENSETIRYRIADNGPGIPDQQKEQIFGKGEKGLDSPGSGIGLYLVHLLTDQFGGDVWVEDNDPTGSVFVVELPIINRRIRRLSTEFQYNLVGGPRFQKVEVAAIRLARIAP
- a CDS encoding homing endonuclease associated repeat-containing protein, which codes for MGKKLYSDDELLNRLQKFAEELGRPPSQSEMDDSGPHASKTYGNRFESWNNALEAAGLQTGTNDPNGRPLTPEEDLLTDLKSVADIVGGTPSEREYSTHGEYSVKTYCKRFGGWNSALRAAGFEPNVEMNLSEETLITALQGFAENLGRSPTTDEMDRSGPYTSDSYKRAFGTWNRTLRQAGLEVHSVWNVSEDDLISELNSLAEDLGHVPRKDEMRNQGNWSAAVYQEQFGSWNEALRAAGFEPNERWRIPREELLAELRAVTDDLGHPPTTTEMNEHGNFTINPYQREFGTWRTALQSADPDYLENYRQSDTETVPFGSNWPQIREEIITRDNESCLRCGMDREAHREKFGRDLPVHHRIPRRRFYNDPDQSVDDADVPCNLLTLCIPCHRRLERLPVQPVVD
- a CDS encoding ArdC-like ssDNA-binding domain-containing protein; its protein translation is MSTTSDSSVSFDQTDTRSDEMNSTIEQWIDDLVAGVDDAQASEEFQEWLDVQSRFHDYSYRNTLLIKRQCPEASRVAGYRTWQEEFDRHVQEGESAIWIWAPIITKQCPECENSPSYHEDSNCEYDETSPEEWSEGLVGFKPAPVFDVSQTEGEPLPDLDTEATGDAGDLVEQLTAAADDLGVTVRIVPAEEWTHGEAKGICEQMSLVDMQPRVEVRDRENEADLARTLVHEYAHALLHFDVDDDTERSKREVEAEAVAYVVGRYCGLDTSGSAFYLAAWESDDPDVVRERLGRISRTAEELIDLLKEPPAP